GTAACTTCTTAGCAAGAGCAGTTTCTCCTGCAAAAAATAattgagtggggaggggaaaactgaaaatgtgctgttattggcagagaggtttggaactctttcttattggtctattaactaattaactgccaaaactccatcccaccaaaacatgcTGAAATGTAAGGCTGTCTGTTCAAGCAGCTTTTACACTAAAAGGTCATTATCATAATTGTCATGGTATTGTTCCAATCTCATagtgtgaaaaaaataaaataatatgatgtatgtacacacatacacacacagttgtgtacatatatattatatatatacacacacacatggttgaagttggaagtttacatacaccttagacaaaaacatttaaactcagtttttcacaattcctgacatttaatcctagtaaaaattccctgtcttaggtcagttaggatcaccactttattttaagaatgtgaaatgtcagaaaaatagtagagaatggtttatttatttcagcttttatttctttcatcacattcccagtgggtcagaagtttacatacactcaattagtatctggtagcattgcctttaaattgtttaacttgaatcaaacgtttcgggtagccttcacaagcttcctacaagaagttgggtgaatgttggtccattcctcctgacagagctcgtgtaactgagtcaggtttgtacattttctataagattgaggtcggggctttgattttgcaggaacagctcaaataagcaaagagaaacaacagtccatcattactttaagacatgaaggtcagtcaatctggaaaatgtcaagaactttgaaagtatcttcaagtgctgttgcaaaaaccatcaagcgctttgatgaaactggctctcatgaggaccgccacaggaaataaatacccagagttacctctgctgcagaggataaattcattagagttaactgcacctcagattgcagcccaaataaatgctttacagagttcaagtaacagacgcatttcaacatcaactgttcagaggagagtgcatgaatcaggccttcatggtcgaattgctgcaaagaaaccactactaaatgacaccaataagaagaagagacttgcttggtccaagaaacatgagcaatggacattagaccagtggaaatctgtcctttggtctcgagtccaaattggagatttttggttccagccgCTATGACACGGTGTGGGTGAACTGATGATTtccgcatgtatggttcccacggtgtgggtgaactgatgatctccgcatgtatggttcaaaccgtgaagcatggaggaggtgtgatggtgtgggggtgctttgctggtgacactgtctgtgatttgttttgaattcaaggcaccctTAACCAGCTTGACTACCACAGCGTTCTGCACTgacatgccatcccatctggtttgcacttagtgcttatcatttgttttcaacagctctatgaaccaacacacctccaggctgtgtaagggctatttgaccaagaaggagagtgagggagtgctgcagcagatgacctggcctccacaatcacccgaccccaatccaattgagatgatttgggaggagttggaccgcagagtgaaggaaaagcagccaacaagtgctcagtattttttttctccatttaactaggcaagtcagttaagatcaaattcttattcacaGTGACGGCCTAAACCTGGCCTAACCCGTAGgctgctgggccaattgtgcgctgccctatgggactactaatcgcggccggatgtgatgcGGCCTGGATTccaaccaggtactgcagtgacgcctcttgcactgcggcgcagtgtcttagaccactgcgccactcgggagccctatgtgggaactccttcaagactgttggaaaagcattcctcatgaagctttttgagagaatgccaagagtgtgcaaagctgtcaaggtaaagggtggctactttgaagaatataaatatatatttgatttgtttaacattttttttggttaatacgtgattccatatttgttatttcatagtttttaatgtcttcactattattccacaatgtagaaaattgtaaaaaaataaagaactcttgaatgagtaggtcggAAGGTCTTAGGAAGTACATGGATGAGATGGACCATGAGCTTATGGGCACCAGCATGGGACAGAGCTTCAACCAGCAGGTAAGATATGTGATCGATATTTACCACTTCTTGTTGCAGTGTGCAAATTCTGTAAAGAGTTCTTTGGAAAGAGGAAGGATTAGGGATACCTAAGTTGCATTAATTGCATATACATATGTCAAATAACGATTGTATTCTATGATTCCAGCAGGGCACCAATAAAGCAGGCCCAGCAGGCAATGGCTGCCCTCGTTCCCCCAGCGGGGAGGGTCTGCTGGGTGAGGATGAGGAGATCCAGCCCCTGGACATAGACCTTAACATGGTCACTAACCTCCTGGAGCCTCTGAGCTCCCGGGCTGGCCGGGCCGGCCTCTAACCTGCTACAGAGTCTGGGCATCCACCTGCCACCCAATACTTGACCGTTCATGCTGAACACCTGCCCCTCAACTCTGACCATTCATTGAGAACTCTGACCGCTCATTATGCCCTAGCAAAGAAAATCACCCAACACCTAGTTCTTACTGTCTGCGCAGCCTAGATACACTGCCCTTTAAACATTTTGCTCACAGAGTACACCATGGACCACACCAGAATCAATAATGTACATCAGGACAGTGGTTTGACAACTGGATCATGTTTGCCATTCTGAATGCAGGATCTAAAAGGTAACTGTAACCCTACAATGTTGTGATCCTAACGTAGAGGCACTTTCACCCCTTTTGGATGTTTGGATCTGATTGTCCTAAATATAACATgtagtttaaaatgttttttttgttttacagcaCTTAAATCATTACTTAGTCAAATAATAATGTCGTACAGCACATTGATATATCAGCTgacgtaagaagggctatataaatcaatttgatttgataattttTTGGGGACAAAATGTGCAGTCATTTTCTAAATATATGATGTTAAATGAGGTTTCAAGGCAGTGAAAATATTATTTTCTTCGCTTACCCTGTGCCGTATTATTACATCTCATTGTGATTCAATATTAACCAAAGCCCAGCCAATTTTAGTAATACATTTGAGATAAACATGTGGACTTGCTTTCTGTTAACTTTTTATTGTTTCATGTGGGGATTTGAGAAACCTTGAGGAAGACATAGTGTCTCTATGCAGAGTTTCCCAAACCTTATcttcgggaccccaaggggtgcacattttggtgtAGGCCCTATTTTGGTTCAGCTTTGTAGTttctagggcaaaaaccaaaacgtggaccaagtttgggaaacactgctgtgttGTTTTCTAGCACTTGGAGTagagatcactttctgagtctaAATGCAAGCTGAGATCTACTGCTCAGATTTTAACTATGCAATTGAAAACAGTTCTGTATCAATGAGGTTTGTGCAATAGGCTATAGGCCCAGTACATTATCACTGCCAATTGactatgcttgaattgccctgtcaGTGTTGTTCTACTCAAACTATTTTAaaattatattaaaaaaaaatatataggaatatgatcacactggtagtatataatttgttgtattacttgtgaggctgACAAgcataatatacagtgcattcgggaaagtattcagaccccttcactttttccacattttgttacgtcacagccttattctaaaattgattaaattacaattgtttcctcgtcaatctactcacaataccctgcaatgacaaatcaaaaacaggctTTCAgacatgtttgcaaatttataaaaaacagaaatatcttatttacataagtattcagacccttccagaaggacaaccatctctgcagcactccaccaatcagacctttatggtagagtggccagatggaagccactcctcagtaaaaggcatgtgatagccagcttggagtttgcaaaaaggcacctgaaggactctcggataatgagaaacaaggttctttggtctgatgaaaccaagattgaactctttggcctgaataccaagtgtcatGTCGGGAGGAAatgtggcaccatccctacggtgaagtatggtggtggcagcatcatgctgtgacaATTTTTTTCAGCGggtgggactgggagactaattagGATCTAAAaaaaaagatgaatggagaaaagtacagagatcctgctccaatcaaaatatatttgagactttagatttttcaaagtagccacccttttccttgatgacagctttgcacacacttggcattctctcaaccagcttctctcACCAGCTTCAGACCTGcgatgcatttcaattaacagtgccatgttaatttgtggaatttctttcatttttaatgaggtttgagccaatcagttgtgttgtgtcaaggtatgggtggtatacagaagacagccctatttggtaaaagactaagtccatataatagcaagaacagctcaaataagcaaagagaaacaacagtccatcattaagacatgaaggtcagtcaatgcggaaaatttcaaaaactttgaacgtttgttcaagtgcagtcgcaaaaaacatcaagcgctatgatgaaactggctctcatgaggaccgccacagaaaaggaagacccagttacctctgatgcagaggataagttcattagagttaactgcaacttagattgcagctcaaataaatgcttcacagaattcaagcaacagacacatctcaacatcaactgttcagaggggactgcgtgaatcagaccttcatggtctgtaccactactaaaggacagcaataagaacaagagacttgcttgggccaagaaacatgagcaatggacattagaccggtggaagtctgtcctttggtctgatgagtccaaatttgagatttttggttccaactgccttgtctttgtgagatgcaaagtaggtgaacggatgatctctgcatgtctggttcccaccgtgaagcatggaggaggtgtgaaggtgtgggggtgctttgctggtcacactgtgatttatttagaattcaaggctcacttaaccagcatggctaccacagcattctgtagcgatacgccatcccatctagtttgcacttagtgggactatcatttgcttttcaacaggacaatgaccccaaaacacacctccaggctgtgtaagcaCTGTTTGACcaaggagattgatggagtgctgcttcagatgacctggcctccacaatcacccaacatcaacccaattgagatggtttgggatgagttggaccgcagactgaagaaaaaacagccaacaagtgctcagcatatgtgggaactccttcaagactgttggaaaagcattcctcatgaagctggttgagagaatgccaagagtgtgcaaagctgtcatcatggcaaacggtggctactttgaagaatataaaatataacatatattttgatttgtttaacacctttttggttaatacctaattccatatgtgttatttcatagttcattgttcaaacttttgactggtattttatatatttttttactggactgatggtctGCATCTGATGTTCAGTCTGAGGGGAGCTAAGGAGCAGCAGTGAGGCTGCCTCtcactgtccctcctctctccctctcaactgagaaaggggacacagtcttccagctgatggccaaactcaagtcgcactgcattatttctgcctcatacACACATTCATGTTGTTACTCTTATGATCAgggaaagtgaaatattcctagATTTAAAGAAAGacaagctgctaataataacaacgcaaGCTTATCGGAACACTTTGCTATACTCATTCATTGctgctgcagtgctggttgtagtgtGAGTGGAAGTAAGGAAAACACGCATTTCAttaaaacagcagctctttgtgCAGACATGTGCAGACATGGTGATCTGACCAGTTGGTGACCACCGACATGGAGTGTATTGCTTATTTCCATTAATCTTCTCACTGaccatgtttccatccacagtttttatgagAGTAAAGTCATACCAAATGGAAAAAAAATCATGACAGTTGTGACAGAAACAGGAAGCCGACAGATCATTTGTTCGTTTGATAtgttgggatctttttgtgtctgtaaaatgtataatgTGAGAAATTACATCCTCACCGAGCGAAAGGATGGAGCTGGCGCTTTccaggagcgggacactaatcccaacgcgtataagaaatcccgctaagccctcagacgaaccatcacactttaaacagatcaacatttaCAAAGCCGCGggaccagatggattaccaggaaaaagcatgcgtggaccaactggcaagtgtcttcactgacattttcaacctctgagtctgtaatacctacatgtttcaaacacaccaccatagtccctatgcccaagaaagtgaaggtaacctgcctaaatgattaccgccccgtagcactcacgtcggtagccatgaactgctttgaaaggctggtcatggctcacatcaacaccatcctgCCGGAAACAcgaaacccactccaatttgcattcaACAGATCCACAGCTGACACGATcttaatcgcactccacactgccctttcccacctggacaaaaggaacacctttgtaagaatgctgttcattgactacagctcagtattcaacaccatcgtaccctcaaagctcatcactgagttaaggaccatgggactaaacacctccctctgcaactggatcctggacttcctaactggccacccccaggtggtaagggtaagcaacaacacattgtccacgctgatcctcaacactggggcccttcaggggtgcatgcttagtcccctcctgtactccctgttcacccacgattacaacaccatcattaagttttctgacgacacaaccgtggtaggcctgatcaccgacaatgatgagaccgcttatagggaggaggtcagagacctggcagtgtggtaccaggacaacaacctcgccctcaatgtgagcaagactaaggagctgatcgtggactataggtaaaaggagggccgaacaggcccccattaacattgaaggggctgaagtggagcgggtcaagagtttcaagttccttggtgtccacatcaccaacaaactatcatggttcaaacacaccaagacagttgtgaagaggacacAAAAACATATTTCCCTCCTCAGGAGAGtgaaagatttgtcatgggttcCCAGATCCTTAAAGTTATAcatctgcaccattgagagcatcctgctgaccaattaatcaaatggccacctgtctatttacactgctgctactcgctgttcatTATGTATgcatagtagaggtcgaccgattaatcggaatggctgattaaccagggccgatttcaagttttcataacaatcggtaatcagcatttttggacaccaattatggccgattacattgcactccatgaggggACTGCGTTGttggctgactacctgttatgcgagtgcagcaaggagccaaggtaaggtgctagctggcattaaacctatcttataaaaacaatcaatattAACATAATAACTAGTTAActacacgttttttttttttttttacctttatttaactaggcaagtcagttaagaacaaattcttattttatggttgatgatattactagtttatctagtttgtcctgcgttgcatataatcgatgcggtgccatttaatttatcattgaatcacagcctacttcgccaagggggtgatttaacaagcgcattcgctaAAAAATTACAGTCATTGCACGAATgtatacctaaccataaacatcaatgtatttcTTAAAattaatacacaagtatatatttagttaatattttgtatatttagttaatattgcctgctaacatgaacttcttttaactagggaaattgtgtcacttctcttgcgttctgtgcaagcagagtcagggtatatgcagcagtttgggccgcctggctcgttgcaaactgtgtgaagaccatttcttcctaacaaagaccgtaattaatgtgccagaattgtacataattatcaCATTGAAGGTTGTctaatgtaacagcaatatttagacttagggatgccacccgttagataaaataccgaacagttccgtatttcactgaaagaataaacgttttgttttcgaaatgatagtttccggatttgaccatattaatgacctaaggctcgtatttctgtgtgttattatgttataattaagtctacgatttgatagagcagtctgactgagcggtggtaggcagcagcaggtgtgtaagcattcattcaaacagcactttcctgcgtttgccagcagctcttcgctgtgcttcaagcattgtgctgtttatgacttcaagcctatcaactcccgagattaggctggcaatactaaagtacctattagaacctcgaatagtcaaaggtatatgaaatacaaatggtatagagagaaatagtcctataataactacaacctaaaacttcttacctgggaatattgaagactcatgttaaaaggaaccaccagctttcatatg
This window of the Oncorhynchus clarkii lewisi isolate Uvic-CL-2024 chromosome 1, UVic_Ocla_1.0, whole genome shotgun sequence genome carries:
- the LOC139412119 gene encoding protein ecdysoneless homolog isoform X1; the protein is MNAVPSVNQALVLLSSHTQACLASPKIRTALGKRLEESEGLRKYMDEMDHELMGTSMGQSFNQQQGTNKAGPAGNGCPRSPSGEGLLGEDEEIQPLDIDLNMVTNLLEPLSSRAGRAGL
- the LOC139412119 gene encoding protein ecdysoneless homolog isoform X2; this translates as MNAVPSVNQALVLLSSHTQACLASPKIRTALGKRLEESEGLRKYMDEMDHELMGTSMGQSFNQQGTNKAGPAGNGCPRSPSGEGLLGEDEEIQPLDIDLNMVTNLLEPLSSRAGRAGL